The genomic window GCACGCCCAACGTGGAAGATGTGGGTTCGGTCCCCACCTGAGGCCAGTTACCTTTAcacccactttcatttcccttcccCTTATTATACATATGTATCAATTAAATATAACTAAAttcccctatgctttctctggcttcattgtccttTCGTTTGGTTGTCACACAAACTACGTGGCTTGGTGACCGATTTACGTTTGATATTGATACTCTTCAAGAACAGCGCTGGAGTCTGCTGCACATGAAACCAAATGTACCACCATAAGTAACTGATCCAAGAATATGGCTTCAGCATGTGAAGGGGCCCTCACCGTCTGGTTCTGGTATCCCGGTGGCAGCGTCACGTTGCCCGATTCGACCAGGCTCTCCAGCTCCTCTTCGCTGAGGAAGGATGTCACCAGGGGTGTCACCTGAGTCGTCGTCGACACATTGCCTGCCTCAGTATTGGCGGGCACAACTGCGGGCACAGCAGGGGCACTGGGGGGCACAGCAGGAGATTCAGTGGTAACATTGCCCACCagatgttgctgcggtgccggctgTGGAACAGCTGTGGTCAGTGGTGCTCCAGCGGCTTGTGTCGGAACTGCAGGCGGCACCATGCCTTCGACTACTGGAGATTCCTTCAGCTTGGACAGCTCTGGCGTTTTTATCAAGGGTGTCTTGGTCGGCATCTTTTTGTTGTCCAGCGTCGGCTTCTTGGTGACTTCAGTGGCACCGGAGCCACGCCGGACACGGTGGAGTGGCACAATATCCTCTCGTGACAGCTCCGCAGCACCGCCAGACACATCATAATGCGTAGCTGCAAGATGGAAAAAACAGTGCTGTTTAAAGTTTTGCCATCACTGGGCTGCAAAAATTAGACAAaagcaaagagaaaaagaaaacaactgaaTTACAATAAAACTTTAAAAATTGCCATGTCGCCAGAATTTTCCAGTCAATGCAAAAGTTCATGACATTTTGTTGCTGTGTGTAAATACCAGCTATACCTTTAAGAGCCCTTGTACATTTCTTGGAAAAGCTTCAAATAATGAGTGCAAGAAACATGCTATCTTCACAAACCAATACAGCAGCTGACACccattttcttttaaatttacAGCTGAAAAATGTTTGTGCTCTTTGGAGCTGCATCATACAACcaatttcaatcaatcaatcaatcaatcaattttattttcaGCAAGATAGTCGGCGGACAACCACGTAAAATGGGGCCAGAAGCAGCTTGAGGGCCCCTGAGGGCGATAACACAAGGCGGCATTTATGCATAACAAGCATGCACAAAAGTCTGGAGCAGTGAAGGAAAAGACGAAGTACAAATTTTAACaagcatgtgtgtgtatgtatgtatatatatatatagcaccgtGTATGCTACAGTACTAATTATATGAGCTAATTCATATTGGATTAGACATGAGGTATGTTCTTAATGCAATGAAAGTTATAAAAGAAATATGCACAAGTAGACACAACATTGCATTTAGGTACGCTGAAATGAAAGAGTAGGGGCAAAAATTGCGTGAAATACTCGCTATGGCGTCAAAATGAAGCAAAAAAGTTGTCGTGCAACTGTATTTTAGAAAGATAATTGAAATTGGTCAGTCTTCTGCATATTTAGTCAGATATGGGACATTTAAGCAACTGTTCACCATAAGACATGTGCCACTGTGGAACTAACCAACCGTTGGGGAGCCTACTGCAAGGATAGATTACCTTCCTTTCACAGTTGCAAATTATCACCAAGAAAATGATGCCtttgttcgcgagaaaaaggAGTAAAGTAAGCGGAACTCATATTTCAGCATGCAATTTAGACCTGATAAGGAAGAACGAATTCCCTGGTAGAATGTGTGCATGAAATGTTAGCAATGGTTGTTTGCAACGGATTACCATTTTATATAGCAATTAAGTTCTGCACAGATTAGACGACAAGATTGCACCCCATACGAGTCCACGTAAAAATGTGTGCAGAAAGAATTGTAAGAGCTACCTATTAATATTTCAGTGATATATTTTAAGCAACCTCTTCCAGACTTTCCTGACCACGGCTGCTGGGTGTGGCTGTCTTGCAGAATAGCTcacacttagaaaaaaaaattgaattatgtGCCTGCTGGCGCAATCGAACCTCGGTCCCCAAGCACAGCAGTCCAATGCTCCAATACAAATCACACGTATACTTCTATCATGCCAATGACAACTACTGTATTTACCTGAACCTAACGTGCACTTTTTTCTGAGAACATGGGTACGAAACTTTCCTGTGCATTACAATCGGATATGAAACCAAAATCGCATTCACGGCGTGGGCAACAGCCTATCACCAGAGCCGTCAGATACAGCATTGGTGACAAAGATGTTTTTGCCAAGGTTGGTGCAGGTTCACTTTCTGCTCGACTACGATCTAGAGCAGTATTCTCGGCCCATAACTTTTGGAGATACTATCACTTTTGCCAGATTTCGTGCGACTTGGCACCGAATGAGTCAACATAATCGACCGGTAGGCTCTAACAAGCTGGCCATCTGCACACAGTGCCGGGAATGCTGTCAGCCGCATACTTTGTCACATCCAATGCAGTCTCTCGCAAAAGTGACAGTGGTATCTAAAGTGATCGTTTGAGAATACCGTTCCTGTGTGTTTGATATCAGAGGCCAATGACTTGAAGATGGCAACGACGGCGCGGCGCTTTCAATGTGAAAGCTCAATTAAAAAAACATTCCCATCTGTGAAGGTAAATTCTGCACATCTTGTGTTTTATAATTGCAGACATGGGGGGCATGctatacttttctttttaagAATCGGCGGCATGTTATATGGGTGTCCCATGGCACACTTTCGATCACCATCGGGCCCAGTTGGAATcgaatacagtatagaccacttataacgtaatctcttatagtgcaggactggatatagtacggtcttttcagactcgcCTTAATTTtaccatagcactccatgtatacgcataccgcttacacagtgcagccgcgtgagacaaaataccggttataatgtggcttccacgggaaaatctcgccgacaagggcgagATTTTCCatacgcttctcaacgaggtgcgcccatcgatcggagaggagatcaacgtgggcgatgcggaggaggagcatgagacgtggagcgcgagtccaagggcgataaaatcgtcgccgcgcgccgtatgtgcgagtgaaagcgcgcacgCGTAGCGCgccttcacagagagcgaacgcacaccggagagcaaacgcgacttccatcgcgcgaaacgCCTTtggagtatgggagggaggggggggggggcgacgctatgctgcggcaccaaatacctatcttgcaaccgggcgcaacgGGAACGCAGAGAAAGAAATtcattcctttctctatgggaaactggcaacgcaatctcccacacgaaaggagcaaagcgggaaggtagcacgcgagggagggagggggcggcttctactgTGCGAACAAATGCGTTCGCACCTGTGcaggctgtcggtgttgtcgcacgcacagtatcttgaaagcgatctccacacggctctga from Dermacentor silvarum isolate Dsil-2018 unplaced genomic scaffold, BIME_Dsil_1.4 Seq733, whole genome shotgun sequence includes these protein-coding regions:
- the LOC119435474 gene encoding uncharacterized protein LOC119435474, coding for MASRVCTVLFSSMGIITISCLCVLLIVETSATHYDVSGGAAELSREDIVPLHRVRRGSGATEVTKKPTLDNKKMPTKTPLIKTPELSKLKESPVVEGMVPPAVPTQAAGAPLTTAVPQPAPQQHLVGNVTTESPAVPPSAPAVPAVVPANTEAGNVSTTTQVTPLVTSFLSEEELESLVESGNVTLPPGYQNQTDHHDYYNTTFYVDPATVRSLWTDMDALPSEHVITHDMLSVSHRRAATVNLSFDFPFYGHPVRNITIATGGEATTFVTTGI